Genomic segment of Candidatus Zixiibacteriota bacterium:
ATGTCAATCAGAATTACGCGCATGATATAGCGGAGGCGGATGACAAGTCAAGCAATAAATTCCTCTTTCGATGACCGGAGATCTGATTTCTGGATTCCCTGCTGCAGCGGGGAATGACATTTCTTTGCGTTGCAGGAACGTTTGTCCAGCCGGATTATCTGTCAGGAAATCCCGACAAAAGTCGGGACTGACGGCGCGATATGGGCGTATTTCAATACGCCCCTACAATTACGTCCAGGACATTGGCACAAAGGACATATTTCAAGACGCCCACGAGTAAGGGGCAAGCGGTTACAAAACGGCATTTTTCCGCCGATAAGAGGAGAAAAGGTTGTTGACAAAAACGGAATTACGGGTATATTTAATTGAATTGTATCAAGTTACCTGTCTTTTGGACTGATAATAATGGCGTCTGCGCCGTATATATTAAAAAAAATCGGAGGTAAAATGTTTCGGCCACGCAGGATTTTCTTCAGCGCTTTATTTCTCACCACCATAATCCTCACCCAACTGTCTCTGGGCGCACGCCCGGAGCCGACCAAAGATGCCGGTCTGGTTCTTCAGAAACGAGCCGTGCCGGTTAAGCCAATATCAACCCAAATTGCGCCCGAGGCCCAGATGTCGCGGGTGGTTGTGAAATTCAAAGAGGGGTCACAGGTGCGGCTGCGCGGCAGCCAGTTTGTGGCGAAAGAAGGATTTTCGATTAAAGAGGCCGAAGCCCTATTAAAGCCTTACACCAACGGGCGGCTGAACCGCCTGTTTGGGAAATCGGAACAGGTGCTGGATAAAGCAAAGGAAATATATGAGGCGACCTCGCGCCGGCAGTTGGCCGATCTGAATTTGTACTATAAAATCGATGTGGCCGGCAATGCCGAAGCCGAGCAGATAATCGACCGCCTGAATGGGCTGGATATCGTTGAAATAGCTTATTTCGAGCCGGTTCCGGAACCGGCCGGCAAACTCGATATTTCCGCCACGCCCAATTTTGAACCGAATCAGGATTATCTGAAAGTCGCGCCAGGCGGAGTTGATTCTTATTATGCAAGGACGCAGCCGGGCGGCGACGGTACGGGAGTGAAAATTATCGATATCGAGTACGGCTGGAATATGACCCATGAGGATTTGGGTCGGGCACTGGGGAAACTGATTGCCGGGGATCCGAGCCGAAAGGATGACCACGGCACGGCGGTGTTGGGAGAAATGATTGCCACCGATAACGGATTCGGTGTCACCGGTATCAGCCCCGGAGCGGATGTTGGAATGGTATCGGTTGAGGCGCTGGGTGTTTCGGAGGCAATATTGATGGCGGTGGACAATCTCAATCGCGGCGACTTGCTTCTCATCGAACTGCATGCTCCCGGGCCGCATTATAATTTTCAATCGCGCACCGATCAGCTTGGGTATGTCTGCATGGAATACTGGCAGGACAACTTTGATGCGCTTCAGTACGCCTGGGCCAGAGGAGTGGTAGTTGTGGAGGCGGCCGGCAACGGCGCGGAAAATTTCGACGATTTGAATCTCTACGGTCAGTTGTTCGATACGACCAATCGCAACTCGCATGCTATTCTGGCGGGGGCCGGGGCGCCGCCGAGCGGGGTCTATGGCACCGATCGCTCAAAACTGGGATTTTCCAACTATGGCGCCAGGGTGAACCTTCAGGGATACGGCTACGGAGTTTATACCACCGGGTACGGCGGTCTTTACAACGGCGGCGGCGATACCAACCAGTATTATACGGCGACCTTCGGCGGAACATCATCAGCCTCGCCCATCGTAACCGGCTCGATCGCCTGCCTTCAGGGGTACTACAAAGCGAATTACGGGGCGGTTCTTACCTCGGATATGGTACGAACAGTTATGACGGCGACCGGCTCGCCTCAACAGGGTAATACCAGTCTGCATATCGGGCCTCGTCCCGATCTGGCCGGGGCAATTCTGAATTTGACTCCTCCCCCGTCACTGTATACCGAGCCGATTTATATTGATACTACTGTGGCTCAGGGAAGCACGTTAAACATTCCGGTCTGGCTGCACAATCGTTCCAATACCTACGGGCTCGATTTTTCCATGGTTGGAAATGACAGCCTTCCCAAAGCACCTATTGGCAACTGGTTGGAGGCCTTGCCCTCATCCGGGACGGTAAATGCCGCCGATTCGATTCAAGTCACGGTTACTCTGGATGGTTCCGTGGTACCCTCAACATTGGGCAATTACAAGGGGATTATAGAGATTTCCTGGAGCCGTTCCGGTCAGACACTTGATTCGATTGCGTACGTTCCGGTTTATCTTCAGGTGCCGTGCAGCGCCGATACCACTTTCAAGATTTATGCCAGCGGCGAACCACAGGGGCCGACTTACAACTGGATCAATGCCAAGACTATCGGGACATTGATACCGCAGAGCAGTTTCTACAATCATTTTGCCTCGACCCCGCTTGATGATGGGACATCGGGGCCGTTCGACCTGCCTTTCGCGTTTCAATTCTACGATACTACTTACTTGAAGTACTATGTCGGGGTAAACGGCGCTATTTCGTTCACGAACGCCGATGTCAATAATAACGGGTTTTATGAATTTCTCCATATCCCGGGAAACCCGTTCACCACTTTTGTCGCTCCCTTCTGGAACGATTTGACAATGGATGCCGCCCGCGACGGACACGGCGATATTTATATCTACAATAGCTCCACGCACGATTCAACTGTTATTGAGTGGTACCGGGTCGGTAATTTCAATTCTACCGGCGATACGCTGACTACTTTCGAAATCATACTGACCAAGTGGGGCGATATAACTTTCCAGTATCAATCGGTCGGCACGACCGGGCTGAATAACTCGGCCCTCATCGGTCTGAGCAAGATTGATTGCCAGTGCACTCCATATTGCGATTCCGGCACGCCGTCCGAGCATGTCGTCAATAATTTGGAAGCGGTCCGCTTTGACCAGCCGGTGAAAGTCATGGCGGGTGATGTTAATGCCACCGGGCTGATTAATATTTCGGATATCACCTACCTGATTAATTTCCTTTATAAAGGCGGGCCGGCGCCGGTACCGCTTATTTCCGGTGATGTCAACTGCAGCGGACTCACCAATATTGCCGATATAACCTACCTGATTAATTATCTTTATAAAGGCGGGCCGGATCCGTGCTACTTCATAATGTAGCCGGAAAAATGAGATTGAATAAAAAGGCCCGAAACGGGCCTTTTTTATTACTTATGGCACCATGGGGATGAATCAAAGAAATGGGAACATGGTTGCACGGGAGAGTTCCACCCAGTACTGCGGGAAACATCCCAGCAGCAGGGTGCCGGTGGCGGTAATCAGCAGCGCCAGAAGCAGGGCCGGGCGGTAGGCCACAGGTCGGAATTCCTGTTCCGGTTTCCCGAAATAGGCCGCCACTACGACACGGAAGTAATAGTAAACGGAGACAAAGCTGTTCATGACGCCGATAACTGCGAGCCATATATATCCACTGCGCACGGCCTCCGAGAAAATATAAAATTTGCCGAAGAAGCCGGCCGTCGGGGGAAATCCGGAAAGGGCCAGCATGAAAAGGGCCAGCAACGCCGCCAGATAGGGATGGCACCCGGAGAGGCCTTTCATCTCGTCGATAAGAGCATTGCTGCCGATACGACTGTCGATGATAGTAATCACCGTAAAGGCGCCAAGATTG
This window contains:
- a CDS encoding S8 family serine peptidase encodes the protein MFRPRRIFFSALFLTTIILTQLSLGARPEPTKDAGLVLQKRAVPVKPISTQIAPEAQMSRVVVKFKEGSQVRLRGSQFVAKEGFSIKEAEALLKPYTNGRLNRLFGKSEQVLDKAKEIYEATSRRQLADLNLYYKIDVAGNAEAEQIIDRLNGLDIVEIAYFEPVPEPAGKLDISATPNFEPNQDYLKVAPGGVDSYYARTQPGGDGTGVKIIDIEYGWNMTHEDLGRALGKLIAGDPSRKDDHGTAVLGEMIATDNGFGVTGISPGADVGMVSVEALGVSEAILMAVDNLNRGDLLLIELHAPGPHYNFQSRTDQLGYVCMEYWQDNFDALQYAWARGVVVVEAAGNGAENFDDLNLYGQLFDTTNRNSHAILAGAGAPPSGVYGTDRSKLGFSNYGARVNLQGYGYGVYTTGYGGLYNGGGDTNQYYTATFGGTSSASPIVTGSIACLQGYYKANYGAVLTSDMVRTVMTATGSPQQGNTSLHIGPRPDLAGAILNLTPPPSLYTEPIYIDTTVAQGSTLNIPVWLHNRSNTYGLDFSMVGNDSLPKAPIGNWLEALPSSGTVNAADSIQVTVTLDGSVVPSTLGNYKGIIEISWSRSGQTLDSIAYVPVYLQVPCSADTTFKIYASGEPQGPTYNWINAKTIGTLIPQSSFYNHFASTPLDDGTSGPFDLPFAFQFYDTTYLKYYVGVNGAISFTNADVNNNGFYEFLHIPGNPFTTFVAPFWNDLTMDAARDGHGDIYIYNSSTHDSTVIEWYRVGNFNSTGDTLTTFEIILTKWGDITFQYQSVGTTGLNNSALIGLSKIDCQCTPYCDSGTPSEHVVNNLEAVRFDQPVKVMAGDVNATGLINISDITYLINFLYKGGPAPVPLISGDVNCSGLTNIADITYLINYLYKGGPDPCYFIM